From Rhodamnia argentea isolate NSW1041297 chromosome 10, ASM2092103v1, whole genome shotgun sequence, a single genomic window includes:
- the LOC115739188 gene encoding DNA-directed RNA polymerases II, IV and V subunit 8B, with product MILLEDVFKVERLDPDGKKFDKVTRIEARSERFDMFMHLDVNTEIYPIKEGQKFTMALATTLNPDGTPDTGFYTPGNRKSIADKYEYIMHGKLYKISEDDAGRSSKGSVKGVKAEIYVSYGGLLMMLRGDPSNLHQFDLDQRLFLCIRKL from the exons ATGATACTTCTCGAGGATGTCTTCAAAGTCGAGAGGCTCGACCCCGACGGCAAGAAGTTCGACAAAG TAACTCGGATTGAAGCACGAAGCGAAAGATTTGACATGTTCATGCATCTAGATGTGAATACTGAAATATACCCAATAAAAGAAGGACAAAAGTTCACCATGGCCTTAGCTACTACATTAAATCCGGATGGAACTCCTGATACAGGATTTTATACCCCG GGCAATAGGAAATCCATTGCTGACAAGTACGAATATATTATGCATGGGAAGCTATACAAGATATCTGAGGATGATGCTGGAAGGTCTTCTAAAGGTTCAGTAAAAGGAGTCAAAGC GGAGATTTATGTTTCATATGGAGGGCTTCTCATGATGCTGAGAGGGGACCCTTCTAATCTCCATCAGTTCGACCTTGACCAAAGACTGTTCCTTTGTATCAGGAAGCTCTGA
- the LOC125312468 gene encoding endochitinase EP3-like: MQHSSNIVPLVHHYKYPSLTSIYHPSLQQDDNPQELKKLLLTALALAMIVVSALPNTTLAQNCGCAADQCCSQWGYCSTGDEYCRTSCQASPCSAPPPTNHVSVEDSVTEAFFDGIIREAAESCEGKGFSSRGTFLEVMGSYPQFGRSGVSMIRYARLLHFSLTSLLRQDVSCLS, from the coding sequence ATGCAACATTCTAGCAACATTGTTCCCCTCGTTCATCACTATAAATATCCAAGCCTCACCTCAATCTATCATCCCTCCCTTCAACAAGATGACAACCCTCAAGAGCTCAAAAAGCTCCTCCTGACCGCCCTCGCGCTCGCTATGATCGTCGTCTCCGCTCTGCCCAACACCACCTTGGCCCAGAATTGCGGGTGCGCAGCCGACCAGTGCTGCAGCCAGTGGGGTTACTGCAGCACGGGAGATGAATACTGCAGGACCAGTTGCCAGGCGAGCCCGTGTAGCGCACCACCGCCGACGAACCATGTGTCGGTGGAAGACTCGGTGACGGAGGCCTTCTTCGACGGGATAATCAGGGAGGCCGCAGAGAGCTGCGAAGGGAAGGGCTTCTCCTCGAGAGGAACGTTTCTTGAGGTCATGGGGAGTTATCCTCAGTTCGGCAGGTCGGGAGTGTCGATGATTCGATACGCGAGATTGCTGCATTTTTCGCTCACGTCACTTTTGAGACAGGATGTAAGTTGCCTCTCTTAA
- the LOC115739184 gene encoding pentatricopeptide repeat-containing protein At1g62350-like, whose protein sequence is MEASLSLPFRSVQPRLHQAPATSFVTCGLRNSTRRPLWRSDVLSTEAIQAVQSLKLAKSTPRLSHVLSTTLARLLKSDLLNTFAELKRQNEVDLALKVFEYVCKEEWYQTDLALRCEMIQLLGKNKMVTLAEVVFSGLLKEGIEGDTRAYAEMIGAYLTADMIEKAMQTYEKMKAAGRSPNEFTLMILIRNLEKAGERELVEFVKRDCVEYLDSPKKFLEEVERKYPKRRSVELV, encoded by the exons ATGGAGGCTTCTCTGTCTCTCCCGTTTCGCTCTGTCCAGCCGCGTCTCCACCAAGCTCCCGCCACGAGCTTCGTCACCTGCGGGCTTCGCAACAGTACGAGGAGGCCTCTGTGGAGGTCGGACGTGTTGTCGACGGAGGCCATACAAGCCGTCCAGTCCCTCAAGCTGGCCAAATCCACTCCTCGGTTGAGCCACGTCCTCAGCACGACCCTCGCTCGGCTCTTGAAATCCGACCTCTTGAACACCTTCGCCGAGCTCAAGAGACAGAACGAGGTCGATTTGGCCCTCAAG GTCTTTGAGTACGTGTGCAAGGAGGAATGGTACCAAACTGATCTTGCATTGCGTTGCGAGATGATCCAACTATTGGGAAAGAACAAAATGGTCACTCTTGCCGAAGTTGTTTTCTCCGGACTTCTGAAAGAAGGGATTGAAGGCGACACAAGGGCGTATGCGGAGATGATTGGAGCATATCTAACAGCGGACATGATTGAAAAGGCAATGCAGACCTATGAGAAGATGAAAGCGGCTGGTCGTTCCCCAAATGAATTTACCCTGATGATCCTCATAAGAAATCTAGAGAAGGCCGGAGAAAGAGAACTGGTAGAGTTCGTGAAGAGAGATTGTGTTGAATATTTGGATTCTCCTAAAAAGTTCCTAGAAgaagttgaaagaaaatat CCGAAGAGGAGGTCAGTTGAACTTGTTTGA